GCGCAAAAAGATACCCCTGACCGTATTTCACGTTCAATGCCTTGAGTTTTTCCCATTCCGCTCTGGTTTCTATTCCTTCAGCGATAATTTCGGAGTTGATGCTTTCGGCGAGATGAATCATCGCCTTGATGATTTCCTGTTTGATATAGCTTTTATCGATATCGCGGACCAGGGCGATATCCACTTTGAGGTAACCGGGTTTGAGTTCCATGATCCGCTCGAGATCCGAGTATCCTTTTCCGATATCATCGTCGGCATGGACGATCCCGATATCGGTATAATCCTTGAGGGCTTGTTTAAAAATATCGTAGTTTTCAATTGCCAGCCGCTCGCTAATTTCAAAGACGACATTTTCGGGCTTCACCTTCAAATCATCGAGCAGTTCCTTGAGGTAGAGTCCCCTGAAATCCGGATCATGGATTGTCATGGTAAGGGTATTGACGAATATTTTGGTCTGAATTTTGCAATTCCGGATCGCTTCAAACGCCTTTTTCCTGCAGAGTCTGTCGAGTTCGAAGGAAAGGCCGCTTTCTTCGGCGATAATAAAAAGAACGAGAGGACTCGTGTATTCCGAGTTATCCGGCCCCCGCGTCAATGCTTCATGTCCGATCACATCCATGGTGTCCAGATTGACAATAGGCTGGAAAAGGGTCGTCACCTGCTGATTGATAATGATTTTCTGAAGGAGGTATTTACTTTTATAGTGCTGCCGTTCGGCCAGGAAGAACCCCATTTTTTTCGATTCATTCAGAAGCTGCGTGATCTGTCGAATGTTTTTAATCATCGGGTTTTTGATCATAAGGGCATACCCGATTTTCGGGGTAACATTTTCCTTGATCAG
The sequence above is drawn from the Spirochaetales bacterium genome and encodes:
- a CDS encoding EAL domain-containing protein; protein product: MEKRQCSDYSVDMGKTKKRKEDTSHITTSIHKGFYENEIICLPTLLKEYDNIEAIFTGLQYIACISIQVDQLKIIEYKYGSVAYGNCVRKVTAIIRTLMKEKFRKEDIFIVDVFESDTFIIFLSAPRREHTQLLDHLDVLAERARIIIKKSIFELLYPLIKENVTPKIGYALMIKNPMIKNIRQITQLLNESKKMGFFLAERQHYKSKYLLQKIIINQQVTTLFQPIVNLDTMDVIGHEALTRGPDNSEYTSPLVLFIIAEESGLSFELDRLCRKKAFEAIRNCKIQTKIFVNTLTMTIHDPDFRGLYLKELLDDLKVKPENVVFEISERLAIENYDIFKQALKDYTDIGIVHADDDIGKGYSDLERIMELKPGYLKVDIALVRDIDKSYIKQEIIKAMIHLAESINSEIIAEGIETRAEWEKLKALNVKYGQGYLFARPSTDPTAIDISGIK